One Elaeis guineensis isolate ETL-2024a chromosome 10, EG11, whole genome shotgun sequence genomic window carries:
- the LOC105059897 gene encoding uncharacterized protein, with product MPKMSILSKLRCITVDVTGTLIAYKGQLGDYYCMAAKSVGLPCPDYKRMHEGFKAAYTEMAKRYPCFGYAAKIPNVDWWRSCVKDSFTKAGYEYDDETFEKVFRRIYASFGSSAPYSVFPDSQPFLRWARQKGLVVVIVSNAEYRYQDVILPALGLHQGSEWDFGVFSGLVGVEKPDPRMYEIALEKAGNIPPEEALHIGDSMRKDYIPARSVGMHALLLDRFKTPDAESWKQSGALVFPDLLAVRDWLTKEEVIAAGQKA from the exons ATGCCAAAAATGTCAATCTTGTCGAAGCTACGTTGTATCACTGTAGATGTCACTGGTACTCTGATAGCTTACAAAGGCCAACTTGGGGACTACTACTGCATGGCAGCTAAGTCAGTTGGGTTGCCCTGTCCTGATTACAAACGCATGCATGAAGGCTTTAAGGCAGCATACACAGAAATGGCAAAACGATACCCATGTTTTGGCTATGCAGCAAAAATACCAAATGTTGATTGGTGGAGGTCATGTGTCAAGGACTCTTTTACCAAG GCAGGCTATGAATATGATGATGAAACATTTGAGAAGGTGTTCAGACGCATATATGCATCTTTTGGTTCTTCTGCACCCTACTCAGTATTTCCTGACTCGCAGCCCTTCTTGAGATGGGCACGTCAAAAGGGCCTCGTTGTTGTAATTGTCAGCAATGCCGAGTACCGGTATCAGGATGTCATCCTTCCTGCCTTAGGACTGCATCAG GGATCAGAATGGGACTTTGGTGTATTCTCAGGCCTTGTGGGTGTTGAAAAACCAGACCCAAGGATGTATGAGATTGCACTGGAGAAGGCTGGAAATATACCACCAGAAGAAGCACTTCACATTGGCGACAGCATGCGCAAGGACTACATCCCAGCCCGCAGCGTGGGTATGCATGCTTTGCTTTTGGATAGATTTAAGACACCAGATGCAGAGAGTTGGAAACAATCTGGTGCTCTTGTGTTCCCTGATCTTCTGGCTGTTCGGGACTGGCTCACCAAAGAAGAAGTGATCGCAGCTGGCCAAAAAGCCTAG